In Aquila chrysaetos chrysaetos chromosome 24, bAquChr1.4, whole genome shotgun sequence, the genomic stretch ctccgccgccgcccggcaCAATGGCAGATCCTGTTCCCCATCAATCATTCATGCCCCTGCTGCTGGAAGGGATTTCTCGGGGGCTGCTCAACCgggaaggggatgggggggatCTTCCAACCTTCCCGGCATTAAATAGGCGCTGCCAGTGCCGGGGCAGGTCGGAGGCGCCTGGGTCACCCACGGGGTGAGTGGTGGTGGGGTTTGGAGGGGACAtggggtttggggctttttgggGGTGCAGCAGGAGATGGTGGGGGATGGGCGATGGATTTTGGGGGGCTGCTTGCTGGATGGGGGCAGCCCCATGTCCCGCTGGAGCCGGGTGGTCCAGGAGAGGTTGGGGCTGTCTGTGGccagggctctgctctcccctctgCAGGGACGAACGCTGCTGTGTCCCCCGCTCCGGCGTCCCCATGGGTGTCTTGAGCTGCATGAAGTACCTGATGTTCATCTTCAACGTGCTGGTGTTTGTGAGTCCGCCTGGGCCCGGCGGGCTGGAGGGGTGGAGGGGTCCCGTCCCCGGGGTGTGATGTCTCCGGCTGGCTCAAGAGGGTGGGTGACACCAGTCCAAGGGAGGGGACCCCAGCAGAGTTTAGAGCATCCCCCGTCCCCGTGGGGTGGCTGGGGATGGTCCCTGCACCCCATAACTGCGACGTATCCCACAGGCTGGGGGGACGTGCCTGGCGGGCGTGGGGGTCTGGGTGGCCGTGGACCCGGCTGGTTTCCAGGACATCGTGGCTGCCAAGCCTGTGCTGAGCGTGGGTGCCTACCTGCTGCTGGCCGTGGGCATCGCCCTCTCGCTGCTGGGCTTCCTGGGGTGCTGCGGGGCCCTGCGCCGGAGCCGGccgctgctgctggtggtgagTGGGGGGACATGGGTGGGAAGGTGGCTGCGGGATGTGGGAAGCTgggcgggcagggggctgtGGGATGCAGGAGCTCGCGGGATGCAAGGAGCCGGGGGATGGAGGGTGTTGGGGGATGCGGGGTGTCCCCGGCGGAGCCAGAAGCCCAGTGTTCCCCATCCTGTCCCTGTCAGCTCTCAACAGCCCCCCTAACCCAGTCCCCACCTTGTGACTCTTTCAATTTAGGGGCCAGAGGATTTTGTAAAGCCACTGAGCGGGGTCACTTCTCTCTGAGGCTGCTGGCTTGTCCCGAATGGCATTTCCAAGCTTCCCCCCCTCCATGGTGAAGGCTAGAAACCCCATTCTGAGCACGACACCACAATTTCTTTGGCATCTCCAGACCCTGGCAGCTGGTGCTTGTTTTTAACCCTCTGCCTTGCAGCCATGGTGCTCGGAGATGTGGCATCTGTCCCCAGGAGGACCTGCACACTCATCCCGTGTCCCCTGGTCTCAGGGGCGCAGGGCATGGGCAGGGCTGGCcccagaggaggggaggaataGCTGGAGCAAGCTGCCCACAGGGTCGGGCTGGTCTCTGACTCCTTCATCCCACTGCCTTCCAGTTCTTCATCCTCGTGAGCCTCGTCTTCATCACGCAGCTCATTGGGGCTGTTCTCTTCCTGGTGCACTGGAAACAGGTACCGTCCCCATGCCTTGACGCCATGCCCGGCATggccagcccctctcctccctctgtcATGCCATGGATCACGGCTCTGAGTCCCCCAGAGGACTGGGACTGGTGCAGGGATGTCCTTTCTCACCCTCACCTTCATCACCAGCACCCCGATGCAAGCCTGAAACCGTGTGGGTGGGTACCATGAGTGGGTCCCCACATCCCCTCAAAGAGAGAGGGCGCCCTGGCCAGTGTggcactgggtggggggggttaGGGTGGGTGCACAGCCCCCACAGCCCTGTCCCTGGTACCGGTCCCCCAGTGCTCACAGACGGCACCCATCCCACAGATCCAGCCGGAGCTCTTCCTGTCTGAGCTGCGGAGTAACTACCATGGGGACGAGGCTCCTGAGGTCTTCTCTACTGCCTGGAACACGCTCATGGTCACGGTGAGCAGCTGGGAGGCTCCTGGTGGGCTGTGGGGGGGTGTGGAGCATCCACAGGACCTGCTGACTGTGAACCTGAACGCAGGCGAGGGGCTCATGCACCCCAGACAGACACCGAGCTGCATGCTGAGCTgttccccctccctccatcACCTCCCTACGCAATGTCCCCCCCATTTTGACAGCGTGTTGATGGCATTTCCCTTCTATTTCAGTTCTCTTGTTGTGGCGTTTTAGGACCTGAAGACTTTGGGAATGGCTCCCTCTTCCAGGAGCTGCACCCAGGGACACCCTGGCCGCAGGCATGCTGCACCCGGGATGGGCTCCTGCAGGCGGGcgagctgctgggctgggagcagtgCCGGGAGAGGAGCCCCGGCTACATCCACGAGCAGGTAGGACATGACCCTGCCGGGTCCCCGTCCTGTCCCCGGCTTCCCCAGCACTTCCCAGGCTTGTAGCAGTGGGGCAGCAGCACCCTCTGCCCCTGAGCATCGGGGACAGGAGCCTGGGACGCTGCCCGCCCGTGGTTCTGCAGCCCAGTGACTCCCCAAGTCCCCAGCTCACCCAGCTGGCACCACGGtgccctccccccgccccccgatCTCGCCCTCTGAGCTCCCTGCAGCCGTGGGGAGCACAAGGGATCCCCTCCATCATCCCTCTCCCCCCAGGGCTGCTTCTCCACCTTCGGCAGGACCCTGCAGAAGTACATCTCTGTCCCTGGGACTTGCAGCTTGGCCGTGCTGGGCATTGAGGTACTgagtggggctggaggggacaggGCAGACGGGAAGGGACAGGGCAGGCAGCGGGTCACCTCTTACGGGCTCTCTTTTTGCCAGGAGGGTGCTCTGTGGGTGAAGGGACCACAAATGGGCTCAGgctggacccccccccagcctctaGCTGTCACAATCACACCCAGAAAGCGGGTACACGTACAGCGGGTCTTGTCTCAGGGTATAAAGCCAACCTCCCGCTGCAGATGAGCAAGGTTAAAGgactgggtgtgggggggtatTTTGCTCCACAGGCCCTGGAGGGGGAGGGTGTTGCTCAGCAAGCTCTCTGCAGACCCCAGGAAGCTGACAGGGGCCTCCTCCCCCATGGTGTCAGGACAGCTGGCGTGCGGCCCCTCGAGGGGGCACAGCCATCGCCCAATTAAACCAGGAGCAGAGGACAGCGGTTCTTTAGTCTTCCAGCTCAGATTTTAGCAAGCAGCCGCAGCAAGGCGCGAGTGCAGCCCTGCAGCGGGGGACTAACCTGCTCCCCCACTCCTGTCATTTCAGATCTTTGccatgttctttgctttttgcctttattaCAACTTTGACTGAGCAGGACGAAGTGTGGCAGAGACAAGCCAAGGGctttggaaacagcagcaggCAAGGACACTCCATTTCCTTGCATGTGAGAGCACAGCTCTCCAGTTCAGCACTCTGATTACTTCCCCAGGCAGGCGGGAGCCTTGCCGTGTCctgtctctgctccagcaggcATGTAAGGATTGGCCTGGTTCACTTTTCTCAGAGCAGGGATGGGAGGCAGGCTAAATTCCTTGCAGGCAACCatgcagagcaggaggctgAGCATCAAACTCACTCCCATTGTGATCTGCCATCGGTCTTCACACAGTTAAACAGCTCTGGTGACGGAGTCCTGCCTCCCGTGCTCTGTCGCACCACCAAAAACtgtccttcttcctcctcatcctctcGAGCTTCTTGCCCTGCACCTCAcctccccagcctctgctctctTCCACACCCATCCTGCTCCCAAACCTCCAGGCACCCTCCAGGCTTTTCTCCATCCCTCTCAGCTGGTGCTTTTCACTGGCCACCTCCTGGAGGCACAACAGAGTCAAGACCTAGCCCAGGGCTTGTTAAATGGTCCAAGCGGCAACTGGAATCAAACAGGCTGCTCTAGAGAGCCAGAGTTTTGAGTCTTAGGAGTCTTAATGACGGACTTATCCTTTAGCAGCCTTGATGTTACAAGGAAAAGGAAGCCTTTACTACAGAAGAATTTCCACAAGCTAGCTCTAATGTGTCTGTCGCTCAGCTTCTGCTCTCAGTTTGTTCTGAAGCAGGGACAGTAACATAGAAGCCGAAACACTTGGTGCTGTTCCCACTCCTCAGagaaagctggaaagcagaagctgaaCCACTATTTCCgattctccttttctccagaatatTCCAAATACTCCacataacaaaacagaaaaatataaattaaagctTTATATTTTACTTATATAATGGAACTTTTCACAAACCCCCCtaggaaatagaaaaacaaagcctGCTACAGCTACATATTGGTTAAAATATTTAGGTATACCTActgtgtgaaaagaaaaaaggacagtgaaagcaaaggtgaCAGCCACAACAAAAACCACTTAGGAATCCAGGCGAGATCTCTTCTCCTTCTTGCTGATACtactcccttttcttttctgtgtggtCGAGTCATTGGTGGTACTTGTTTcgctttggtttattttctcttccaaaggCTTGGAAGCCTGTGAtaagacaagaaataaaagcaatggcTGTGAATAGTTGAGTTTTACAGCCCTGAGCACCGCTGTGCATTCCCAGCTCTGTGTGCGTACACCTTGGAACACTCTGCACTCCCACGAAGATCAGAACTGACCGTGCTTCCAGCTTTTACACAGTGACCCTTAATTATCCTGCTCCCACTGCTGGAAATTTTAGGAAGGGGGAATGACAGGAGAGCAGGATAACAATTGAGCCTAGAAGTACCACGTACACGTATGAGGCAGGTCTCTCTGGTGCTAAGTGTGTTGCTGTAAAGATCTCTTCACCCTGAGCACTTTTAACAACCCACACAATTAACTTGCAAATGCGTTGGGAGCCAGAGTAGTGAGCACCACTCATGGGGCTTCCAGGTGGAGACATCCCCCTCTTGGAAAGCACGCTGTCCGAATTgggtgcagggagggaaagcaCCCAGGTAAGGGATAAGGCCCGAACATAACTGATTTTTGGGGACAGGTTTTGATCTGCTTAAGTGCGATTTATTTTTATGCGACTCCTCTGTGAGATGAGTCAAGGTGCAGAACGGAGGCAGGAAAAGAAGGGTGATGGCGGGAAGGTCGCACTCTGCTGGGGATTAGAAAGACTAGTCAGTGAATGGATGAGCAGGTGGAGAACAGGCGTAGCTGAGCATAAGGCACAACCACAGCAGAACATGGAGTCTGGTAGGAACAGagctgagaaagaaacaggGCTGCAGGATCCCTGGGGAAGGGTTTTATCAGGCTTCAGTCTTACTCGTCCTTCCTTCTTCTTGAGGAGCACTGCAATTATTTGTGAATGAACACATTTATTTGGAAGGAGTGAATCTAATGATCCAAAACAcagaaggggaggaaagaaaatgctgccaaAGACAGCCGCTCAAAGTAATTGTGAAAGGCAAATCGAGACAAGAAAGACTGTTCCCAAAGATGGAGCTATGCTCAGCTGAGAAAGCAGAGCATGTTTCTTACCCTTTTCTGCTGGCTTGCATATTTCTCAGTCCACTCTTTGGCATTGAGCAAGAACAGTTGCTTGTTGTACTTGTACTCCGAGGACTAAATGTAACAAGCAAGACAAAGAGATTTAATACAAACATCACACTGAGAAGCTGGGACTAAGGTCTGGCTTTAGGACTCCTAGAACCAGACCAAAACCGCTACAAGCATGCGGCATGAAgtataaaattcattttgcttgctttcatttgcttgAAGAATGCACACTGCTGTTTGCACTGGCAGGCTTGAAAAGAAGACCTTCACCGTCTCTTTTCTACTGCTGGCATACACCCTGTACCGCACACCCCAGCTGCTTCAGGGAAACGCAGTCATGCCCCCAGGTCTGATCCAGATCAAACTACACAACATGCTAGCGTGTTAATCCAGAGCGAGTGAAGTGGAAGCACAGCCTAAATCTAACACACTGTTCCTTCCCAGTCTGTGCCCATGGCCacaagagaggaagaggagctcaCGTACTATGTCTGCCATGAGAGGGTCATCAGGGTTGGGCTCCGCCATCAGCAGCTGTATGGAGGTCAGCAGCGTGGAGATGTTCAAGGAAGGTCTCCACGCTCCCTTCAAGGAAACAGGGCGAGAGAAGCGGTTAAGCAGAATGAAACCTGCCCACGGGCTGCCTAGAGAAGCCTCAGGACTTACAGTGTTTAAACCCAACCTGCCCACAAGCTGCCTCAGGACTTAGAGTACCTAATCCCCCATGGAAAACACCAGATCCATTCTCAACACCCAGGCCGTGGCCTCTCCAAGGAAGCCTGACTGACAACCACAGGCTGTATCCTGCGCATCTCCGCTGGGTCGCTATGGGGGTTGCCCATTTTCACAGGGCCACCTAATGCCTTTTGACTCCAGTCCTTAAAACCTTGAAAACTTATATGGAACAAAGAAGGTCATGTTCTAGTCTCTGAACAAAGGACATGCCGCTCAAAAACTTTACTCCCATGCTCCTATGTAAATAAGTCAGTAGCAAACAGACATTCAATAAGgcttttacaagaaaaagataAGGAGTTCATTATCCTCTTCAGGCTCACTTACCCATGCCCAAGTAGCGCTATCTTACCTTTGGTGGTAATTTAAGAACATCCAGGCAAATCCTTCCAGCAGAGTCAATGTTAGGATGATAGATAGGGGTCAGAAAGCGAATCTTCGGGGGCTCAAATGGGTACCTGTAAGGGATAAGtgttaagaaacaaaaaaatatttttatatttgtatgaCAGTTGCTTCATCACCCAAGCAATGCCAtcatttcctcctcctggccatCTACTAAGTGACATCCTCCCCCACAAATTTCTGGGGAAGGCAGTGCTCTGCCTTTGATGCTTTCAGCTGTGTCCGACTAGCACTCTCCTGGGTAGCTTTCCACAAAGAAGCAAATGCGATAGGAAGCTTTCTACTCATAAACGAGCTCCTTTCCAGAAAGTCTGAGACAATATGATAAGGTAGAGATCTTATCATAGTGCTTTTAGGTTGTTAATCACACATCTTAGGGTGCCCAACATGAAATAAGTGTATCAGCCaatggaaataataattatGTTCCTTAAATGAAGGCTCTCACCTTATCAACGACATTCTTTGTTGGGAGGCTAAAGGAAAGACCAAAATGGTAGCACTTATATCAAATATCTTACATCAGTTAAGTTATATTTGATGGAAGCAGTACATCAGCTGCTTAACTAGATGTCATTGCTCACTTACCTTTCAGGAACAACTATTTCCAGGTTGAATATTCCTTTCTCATATGGTGTGTCTGCACCTcctaaaatttctttaaaagcaagatTAAAACATAAGCATTACATTCAAAATCACTTGAATTTGTTCAACAGTCTCCACACACCACCCACAGTTACAGAACTCTAACACTGCTCAGAtccaggaattaaaaaaaaaaaaaaaaaaaagttgtcttgtTTGTGACCAGTTCCACCCCACGGCAATCAAAACCGTACGTAGACTGACTGAGCCGTAGGTCAAGCTatgtttaaatcaaaacaaCCCTAAGCGTTTTCCTAAAATTCCACACTTCCATGCAACTTATAAAGTACACACCACCCAGAGAATCCAGACCTAGCAGCAAACTTTAATGCAGCCCTTACTTGTAGAAAGGTCCCACCAGAGAAGTACATACGTGCTCGTAGGTCATCTAGCTGGTCTTCATTTTGCCAGCAGGTGATGCCTGGAGGTGGCTCTGTGGTCAAGATGGAGAGCTCCCTCTTCAGTCGCGATGCTCTCTGCATTGTACTGAAACTTGGACAGACTGGATTTTATTGCTGGCAAAATGAGGTGTTAAAAAACAGCACTTAATGTTGAGACTTTTTTGGGGTGAAGGAGAATTAACCTGGGTTTCAAGTTGTTATCCTGATGTGATAACCAGTCTCAGGAGCTTGTTCCTGGAGCTGCTCTCACAcccagctggaggaggagaaccAAATCCTCACTCTTTATAACCAGTCCTACCCCTCTGTCCCCAGGTGAGTCTAATAAACCCTCTCAGTCCACCACCGGGCTCCACACCCCTAAGGGGACTGTAACACCTGCCCTGGGGCCACCCTCGTCCCTTCAGGGTGAAACACTGTCCCTTCATGGACAGGGGTACCCATTGCCCAGTTGGGGCCATCTACCCCCAGAGGTGCCTTAGACTGGGACACCCACCAGTGccccctccctccagcagccaggGACCCTCTTCCCACACCAAAGGCACCCCGCTCTCCCTTCCTGTGTAGCAGGAAAACCCAAAGCTGCCTCAGGGATGAGATATTCCCTACTACAGGAATGTCCTGACACCCTCAAGGCAGGGActtcctcccccctgcccccgctCTGCCCTGCACATCTCCATGGACAGGGAACACTCCCAGCCTACCCCAGAGGGACAGTGGAGACCTGGCTCACATAACCCACCCCAGACCCAACCACGCGCCCCTAAGGAGGGACAACCCCTCCCTGGCTTAACTACACCCCCCCCCAAGGCcttgcctccccccccccccccgggcacaATTAACACCACACAGACCAGAAGTCGTGTCGTGTTGTCCCCCACCCCGCGCAAAATAAACCAACTACCAAACCCCTCCTTGGTCTAGCTAcacccccccagcctggctACCTCCACAGAGAAGGAGTTTCACCCCCTTCCCCTGACAGGGCCCCCTCCTTCACCCTAATTATCCCCTCACACGGGGACAGGGattgcacacccccccccctccccgggggccTAACTGCCCCCTCACAGGGATAGGAATGGCTTCCCCTGGCCTAACATCCCCCGGCCTCACAGAATCCCGCCAGGAACAACCCCGCTACTTCCCCCGGACTACCTACCTGCCCCCCCGCAGCGTAAATACCCCCCCAGAGCAACCGCACCCCGGTTtaacgccccccccccacacacccgcGGCGTGAGGCGACCCCGGCTGGCGCGCGGCGGAGGCGGGACTTCCCCCGGCGCCTAGCAACGAGGGGGGACGCCTCGCTGGCAgccccaccccacagcccgcCACGCCGGCGCTGATTGGCTATCTCCCAGCCCCGCCGTTCGAATTCGAAGTGGAGGGGCGCTGCCATTGGAGGAGGCCTGCGGGCGGGAGCACAAGCCCCGCCCCTTTAATAAAATGCCGCTGTATGGGCGTGGCCTAGACAGTGAGGGGCGAGCCGCGGGCGCCGGCGGGacggcgggggagcggggcctgAGGGGACCCCGAAGCCGCCTCGCCGCCGCCATGGGAcgccgccggccgccgctcctggccgccgcccccggccccagccccccGGCCCCAAAGCGCGTTAAACCTCCGCGGGCAGGGCCCCGATGGGGGccatccttccccccccctccctccccgccgccgaGCGGCTCCTTGCGTAACTGCAGCGGCTCGGCCTGGCCCggcccctcctcccccggccgGCGTTGTGTAACCGGGCACCGCGGGACGAGGGGCTGGgccagcccccgccgccgcgggacTCCGGGAGCAACCGGACGCCGGGCCCGCTGCGCCTACGGGCCGAGGGGCAGGAGGTAAAGGCGGAGGCgtggggccgggccggggggtTGGCGCTGGGGCCGCCTCCTCCGCTCCCGTCCTCGTCCCTTCCCCGCCCGTCTGAAGGCCCCGGCCCGTCCCCCAACATGGGCAGGGGTCCCCGGGCCCCCGAGGGCTGTGGGGGCAGAGCCGGCCAAGCCCCTATACGGGGAGCTGGGGGGTGGGTTTG encodes the following:
- the LOC115335185 gene encoding leukocyte surface antigen CD53-like isoform X1, which gives rise to MADPVPHQSFMPLLLEGISRGLLNREGDGGDLPTFPALNRRCQCRGRSEAPGSPTGDERCCVPRSGVPMGVLSCMKYLMFIFNVLVFAGGTCLAGVGVWVAVDPAGFQDIVAAKPVLSVGAYLLLAVGIALSLLGFLGCCGALRRSRPLLLVFFILVSLVFITQLIGAVLFLVHWKQIQPELFLSELRSNYHGDEAPEVFSTAWNTLMVTDLKTLGMAPSSRSCTQGHPGRRHAAPGMGSCRRASCWAGSSAGRGAPATSTSRAASPPSAGPCRSTSLSLGLAAWPCWALRSLPCSLLFAFITTLTEQDEVWQRQAKGFGNSSRQGHSISLHVRAQLSSSAL
- the LOC115335185 gene encoding tetraspanin-18-like isoform X2, which translates into the protein MADPVPHQSFMPLLLEGISRGLLNREGDGGDLPTFPALNRRCQCRGRSEAPGSPTGDERCCVPRSGVPMGVLSCMKYLMFIFNVLVFAGGTCLAGVGVWVAVDPAGFQDIVAAKPVLSVGAYLLLAVGIALSLLGFLGCCGALRRSRPLLLVFFILVSLVFITQLIGAVLFLVHWKQIQPELFLSELRSNYHGDEAPEVFSTAWNTLMVTFSCCGVLGPEDFGNGSLFQELHPGTPWPQACCTRDGLLQAGELLGWEQCRERSPGYIHEQGCFSTFGRTLQKYISVPGTCSLAVLGIEIFAMFFAFCLYYNFD
- the LOC115335185 gene encoding tetraspanin-18-like isoform X3, giving the protein MGVLSCMKYLMFIFNVLVFAGGTCLAGVGVWVAVDPAGFQDIVAAKPVLSVGAYLLLAVGIALSLLGFLGCCGALRRSRPLLLVFFILVSLVFITQLIGAVLFLVHWKQIQPELFLSELRSNYHGDEAPEVFSTAWNTLMVTDLKTLGMAPSSRSCTQGHPGRRHAAPGMGSCRRASCWAGSSAGRGAPATSTSRAASPPSAGPCRSTSLSLGLAAWPCWALRSLPCSLLFAFITTLTEQDEVWQRQAKGFGNSSRQGHSISLHVRAQLSSSAL
- the UBE2T gene encoding ubiquitin-conjugating enzyme E2 T → MQRASRLKRELSILTTEPPPGITCWQNEDQLDDLRAQILGGADTPYEKGIFNLEIVVPERYPFEPPKIRFLTPIYHPNIDSAGRICLDVLKLPPKGAWRPSLNISTLLTSIQLLMAEPNPDDPLMADISSEYKYNKQLFLLNAKEWTEKYASQQKRASKPLEEKINQSETSTTNDSTTQKRKGSSISKKEKRSRLDS